In Macadamia integrifolia cultivar HAES 741 chromosome 1, SCU_Mint_v3, whole genome shotgun sequence, a single window of DNA contains:
- the LOC122074565 gene encoding uncharacterized protein LOC122074565, whose protein sequence is MGRLFLVEIDDNKETIIYTCANCEKENNQGFPSTHIASPDDLQYFGTGPPFWPNTHNHIYSKVINTIMMGEPVRQRLVFGEYKIMMVHCVRCLTKLGSFYIKADSEYESYIVGNFVLHKEAVNEWDHRKQTREK, encoded by the exons ATGGGAAGATTATTTCTGGTCGAGATCGACGATAACAAAGAGACAATCATATATACTTGCGCGAACTGCGAGAAGGAGAACAATCAAGGTTTCCCTTCTACACACATCGCTTCACCGGATGATCTGCAATACTTT ggtaCAGGTCCTCCATTTTGGCCCAATACACACAATCATATATATAGCAAAGT GATAAACACAATTATGATGGGTGAACCGGTAAGGCAAAGGCTGGTATTTGGCGAGTACAAGATCATGATGGTTCATTGCGTACGGTGCCTTACAAAATTAGGATCATTCTAC ATTAAAGCCGATTCAGAATATGAATCCTATATAGTAGGGAATTTTGTGCTGCATAA GGAAGCTGTCAATGAATGGGACCATAGGAAGCAAACACGTGAAAAATAA
- the LOC122076905 gene encoding uncharacterized protein LOC122076905 isoform X3, with protein MVRSAVLAASFPPPLLCPLRPISVAAATLESPIFPPVEVFEKIAMVRNSTCPFRITGSRRSVLDRYGESYTLQSITSDNPRFCYIEGNFLLQREALNRWDHGIRVAH; from the exons ATGGTCAGATCTGCGGTGCTTGCAGCATCGTTTCCGCCACCACTTCTGTGCCCCTTACGGCCGATCTCGGTGGCCGCTGCAACACTCGAATCGCCAATTTTTCCTCCCGTTGAAGTATTTGAGAAGATCGCCATGGTAAGAAATTCAACATGCCCGTTCCGTATCACAG GGTCCAGGCGCTCCGTTTTGGACCGATATGGAGAATCATATACTTTGCAAAGT ATAACATCCGATAACCCACGTTTCTGCTATATAGAAGGGAATTTTTTGTTGCAAAG AGAAGCTCTAAATCGCTGGGACCATGGGATCAGAGTAGCACATTGA
- the LOC122076905 gene encoding uncharacterized protein LOC122076905 isoform X2, whose product MVRSAVLAASFPPPLLCPLRPISVAAATLESPIFPPVEVFEKIAMGPGAPFWTDMENHILCKVINIIMMGEPEMEDLYHGTFIIREVNCVQCFKLLGLYYITSDNPRFCYIEGNFLLQREALNRWDHGIRVAH is encoded by the exons ATGGTCAGATCTGCGGTGCTTGCAGCATCGTTTCCGCCACCACTTCTGTGCCCCTTACGGCCGATCTCGGTGGCCGCTGCAACACTCGAATCGCCAATTTTTCCTCCCGTTGAAGTATTTGAGAAGATCGCCATG GGTCCAGGCGCTCCGTTTTGGACCGATATGGAGAATCATATACTTTGCAAAGT GATAAACATAATAATGATGGGTGAACCGGAAATGGAAGATCTATATCATGGCACTTTCATAATCAGGGAGGTCAATTGCGTACAGTGCTTTAAACTACTTGGACTATACTAT ATAACATCCGATAACCCACGTTTCTGCTATATAGAAGGGAATTTTTTGTTGCAAAG AGAAGCTCTAAATCGCTGGGACCATGGGATCAGAGTAGCACATTGA
- the LOC122076905 gene encoding protein yippee-like PJ691.02 isoform X1, with protein MGRLFVVEIPNVEEKNIYTCANCERENNHNFPFTHIASVDDQLDFGPGAPFWTDMENHILCKVINIIMMGEPEMEDLYHGTFIIREVNCVQCFKLLGLYYITSDNPRFCYIEGNFLLQREALNRWDHGIRVAH; from the exons ATGGGAAGATTGTTTGTGGTCGAGATCCCCAATGTCGAAGAGAAAAACATATATACTTGTGCGAACTGCGAGCGGGAGAACAATCACAATTTCCCTTTTACACACATCGCTTCAGTGGATGATCAGCTTGACTTT GGTCCAGGCGCTCCGTTTTGGACCGATATGGAGAATCATATACTTTGCAAAGT GATAAACATAATAATGATGGGTGAACCGGAAATGGAAGATCTATATCATGGCACTTTCATAATCAGGGAGGTCAATTGCGTACAGTGCTTTAAACTACTTGGACTATACTAT ATAACATCCGATAACCCACGTTTCTGCTATATAGAAGGGAATTTTTTGTTGCAAAG AGAAGCTCTAAATCGCTGGGACCATGGGATCAGAGTAGCACATTGA